The Zonotrichia leucophrys gambelii isolate GWCS_2022_RI chromosome 20, RI_Zleu_2.0, whole genome shotgun sequence genome contains a region encoding:
- the MTG2 gene encoding mitochondrial ribosome-associated GTPase 2, with the protein MAVLCGAGLGTSLRRCGAGGSGRSPWKPLLVLLSPPAFSTGCPRCAKDRRLRQKRAISERQLTRYFVDQRKVRVVGGQGGDGGQSFHSEPRKVFGGPDGGNGGDGGHVIFKADQQMKSLASVFRFYQGFHGERGGSKNCYGANGAHLYVKVPVGTLVKEDGEVVADLTQHGEEYIAAHGGAGGRGNRFFLSNENRAPKLFTPGEPGQERVLHLELKTTAHAGLVGFPNAGKSSLLRAISRAKPAVAAYPFTTLNPHVGIVHYQDYEQVAVADIPGLIRGAHQNRGLGMAFLKHIERCRFLLFVLDLSVPQPWSQLQDLKYELEAYEKGLSERPCVVVGNKVDLAQSRINLALLREQVAERVIAVSALTGENLEELLLHLRELYDTYVKTEHSQGQSPVKW; encoded by the exons ATGGCGGTGCTGTgtggggccgggctgggcaccTCCCTCAggcgctgcggggccggggggagcGGCCGCAGCCCCTGGAAGCcgctcctggtgctgctcagcccGCCCGCTTTCTCCACGGGCTGTCCCCGGTGCGCCAAGGACAGGCGGCTGCGGCAGAAGAGAGCCATTTCCGAGCGGCAGCTG ACACGTTATTTCGTGGATCAGCGGAAGGTGCGCGTGGttggaggacaaggaggagacGGGGGCCAGTCCTTCCACAGTGAGCCCAGAAAAGTGTTTGGAGGTCCTGATGGTGGGAATGGAGGTGATGGGGGCCATGTCATTTTTAAAG ctgaCCAGCAGATGAAATCACTTGCTTCAGTGTTCCGCTTCTATCAGGGCTTTCAcggagagagaggaggaagcaAAAACTGCTATGGAGCTAATGGTGCACACCTGTATGTTAAA GTCCCTGTTGGTACTTTGGTGAAGGAGGATGGTGAAGTTGTGGCTGACCTCACCCAGCATGGAGAGGAGTACATTGCAGCTCAcggaggagctggagggagagggaatCGCTTCTTTCTGTCCAACGAAAACCGCGCTCCGAAATTATTCACTCCAGGAGAGCCAGGTCAGGAGAGGGTCCTTCATCTGGAGCTCAAGACAACAGCTCATGCAGGGCTG GTGGGCTTTCCCAATGCTGGCAAATCCTCACTTTTGAGAGCCATCTCCCGGGCAAagccagctgtggctgcctaCCCATTCACAACCCTAAACCCCCACGTTGGCATTGTCCACTATCAAGACTATGAACAAGTGGCAG TTGCTGACATTCCTGGCCTAATCAGAGGTGCTCACCAGAACCGTGGGCTGGGCATGGCCTTCCTGAAGCACATCGAGCGCTGCCGCTTCCTCCTGTTCGTGCTGGAcctctctgtgccccagccctggagccagcTGCAGGACTTGAAATATGAACTGGAAGCATATGAAAAAGGCTTGTCTGAGAGGCCTTGTGTTGTGGTTGGGAATAAGGTTGACCTTGCTCAGTCCAGGATCAATCTGGCGCTCCTCAGGGAGCAGGTAGCTGAGAGGGTCATTGCAGTGTCTGCTCTGACAGGAGAGAacttggaggagctgctgttgcATCTGAGAGAACTCTATGACACTTATGTGAAGACAGAACACTCACAAGGACAAAGCCCAGTCAAGTGGTAG
- the HRH3 gene encoding histamine H3 receptor: MESAGALNGSAAAAGRFAAAGTAALGALMALLIAVTVAGNALVMLAFVADSSLRTQNNFFLLNLAISDFLVGAFCIPLYVPYVLTGRWIFGRSLCKLWLVVDYLLCTSSVFNIVLISYDRFLSVTRAVAYRAQQGNTRQAVLKMVMVWVLAFLLYGPAIISWEYISGQSIIPSGECYAEFFYNWYFLMTASTLEFFTPFISVMFFNLSIYLNIQKRTKMRLDVLHEVHNQSFAEEMERSPEAKLSLKCCKWEQKESAETLDLSKSKAQAAASTSSLDAKDLLETSSESSRKPKCCDKKSCKTSASTLSSEKRVKIVSQSTTQHFRLSRDKKVAKSLAIIVGIFGVCWAPYTLLMIIRAGCHGQCISEFWYETSFWLLWINSAVNPVLYPLCHSSFRRAFIKLLCPKKLKVQPHYALQNY, from the exons aTGGAGAGCGCCGGGGCTCTGAAcggctccgccgccgccgccgggcgcTTCGCGGCCGCGGGCACGGCAGCGCTGGGCGCGCTCATGGCCCTGCTCATCGCCGTCACCGTGGCGGGCAACGCGCTCGTCATGCTGGCCTTCGTGGCGGACTCCAGCCTGCGCACCCAGAACAACTTCTTCCTCCTCAACCTGGCCATCTCGGATTTCCTCGTAG GCGCTTTCTGCATCCCCCTGTACGTGCCCTATGTGCTGACGGGGAGATGGATCTTCGGGAGAAGCCTCTGCAAACTCTGGCTGGTGGTTGATTACTTGCTGTGCACCTCTTCGGTCTTCAACATCGTCCTAATTAGCTACGACAGATTCCTCTCGGTGACAAGAGCG GTCGCCTACAGAGCCCAGCAAGGCAACACCAGGCAAGCGGTGCTGAAGATGGTGATGGTGTGGGTGTTGGCGTTCCTGCTGTACGGACCTGCCATTATCAGCTGGGAGTACATATCAGGCCAGAGCATCATCCCCAGTGGGGAATGCTATGCTGAGTTCTTCTACAACTGGTATTTCCTCATGACAGCCTCCACGCTGGAGTTTTTCACCCCTTTCATCAGCGTGATGTTTTTCAACCTGAGCATTTACCTGAACATCCAGAAGCGCACCAAAATGCGCCTGGATGTTCTCCACGAAGTGCACAACCAGTCCTTCGCTGAGGAGATGGAAAGGAGCCCAGAGGCAAAGCTGTCTTTGAAATGCTGTAAGTGGGAGCAGAAGGAGTCAGCTGAAACCCTCGACCTCTCTAAGAGCAAAGCTCAAGCAGCAGCCTCCACTTCCAGCCTGGATGCCAAAGACCTGCTGGAAACGAGCTCGGAGAGCTCCAGGAAACCCAAGTGTTGCGACAAAAAGAGCTGCAAAACTTCAGCCTCCACTCTGTCCTCAGAGAAACGGGTGAAGATCGTGTCCCAGAGCACAACCCAACACTTCAGGCTCTCCAGAGACAAGAAAGTGGCCAAATCACTGGCAATCATtgtgggcatttttggggtttgctggGCACCGTACACCCTCCTGATGATCATCCGCGCTGGCTGCCACGGCCAGTGCATCTCCGAGTTCTGGTATGAGACTTCTTTCTGGCTGCTGTGGATCAACTCAGCTGTCAACCCTGTCCTGTACCCTCTCTGCCACTCCAGCTTCAGAAGGGCTTTTATTAAACTCCTTTGCCCCAAGAAGCTGAAGGTTCAGCCTCACTATGCCCTTCAGAACTACTGA